A single Cyclopterus lumpus isolate fCycLum1 chromosome 3, fCycLum1.pri, whole genome shotgun sequence DNA region contains:
- the LOC117728839 gene encoding G2/mitotic-specific cyclin-B2-like isoform X2: MSSVEARAVLPVENLPRKSRATAGPRRAALGEITNVTSGAVNHAKKTRPPKASARPPCVQKARPAVQVPVQPPAELLPPVSNESADLSQEEGLCQAFSEALLAVQDVDEEDSAEPQLCSEYVKDIYSYLHVLEVQQAVRADYMKGYEITARMRALLVDWLVQVHSRFHLLQETLYLTVAILDRFLQVQPVPSRKLQLVGVTAMLVACKYEEMYAPEVRDFTFITDDAFTKAQVLDMEQLVLRTLNFELGRPLPLHFLRRASKVAESDVERHTLAKYLMELTLLDYDMVHFRPSEVAAAALSLSQLLLEGLPWSATQQHYSTYDSAHLQPVVQHVAKNVVQVNEGKSKFQAVKKKYSSSRLLQVGLLPQLRSATVKTLAAALLGDD; the protein is encoded by the exons ATGTCGTCTGTGGAAGCGCGTGCTGTG CTCCCAGTGGAGAACCTGCCGAGGAAGAGCAGAGCCACAGCGGGGCCGAGGAGGGCTGCCCTGGGGGAGATTACCAACGTCACCTCGGGGGCAGTCAACCACGCAAAG AAGACGAGACCCCCCAAAGCCTCAGCCAGACCCCCGTGTGTGCAGAAGGCTAGACCTGCGGTCCAGGTCCCGGTCCAGCCACCTGCAGAGCTCCTCCCCCCGGTCTCAAATGAGTCGGCTGACCTGTCCCAGGAGGAGGGTCTGTGCCAGGCGTTCTCCGAGGCGCTGCTCGCCGTGCAGGACGTGGACGAGGAGGACTCGGCCGAGCCCCAGCTCTGCTCCGAGTACGTGAAGGACATCTACAGCTACCTGCACGTGCTGGag GTGCAGCAGGCGGTGCGAGCCGACTACATGAAGGGTTACGAAATCACCGCGCGCATGCGGGCCCTCCTGGTGGACTGGCTGGTCCAGGTCCACTCCAGGTTCCACCTGCTGCAGGAGACCCTGTACCTCACGGTCGCCATCCTGGATCGGTTCCTCCAG GTCCAGCCGGTGCCCAGCAGGAAGCTGCAGCTGGTGGGCGTGACCGCCATGCTGGTGGCCTGCAAGTACGAGGAGATGTACGCGCCGGAGGTCCGAGACTTCACCTTCATCACGGACGACGCCTTCACCAAGGCGCAGGTCCTGGACATGGAGCAGCTGGTCCTGAGGACCCTGAACTTCGAGCTGGGCCGGCCTCTGCCGCTGCACTTCCTGCGGCGGGCCTCCAAGGTGGCCGAG TCTGACGTAGAGAGGCACACGCTGGCCAAGTACCTGATGGAGTTGACCCTCCTGGACTACGACATGGTCCACTTCCGGCCCTCTGAGGTCGCCGCCGCCGCGCTGAGTCTctcccagctgctgctggagggtcTGCCGTGG TCCGCCACCCAGCAGCACTACTCCACCTACGACTCCGCCCACCTGCAGCCGGTCGTGCAGCACGTCGCCAAAAACGTGGTGCAGGTGAACGAGGGAAAGAGCAAGTTCCAG
- the cars1 gene encoding cysteine--tRNA ligase, cytoplasmic: MSTSAEPVKGKRVQPPWTPPGGTEVPQLHLYNSLTRAKERFVPQKGNRVSWYCCGPTVYDASHMGHARSYISFDILRRVLKDYFKYDVFYCMNITDIDDKIIRRARQNHLLDQYKEKQPQAAQILQDVLSAREPFQAALALTTDPDKKQMLERLDAGVMAALLPLQAAMQGKAAPAVVHPLAQLLLESSKDVLSDWLDQQFGSHVTENSIFSVLPSFWEGEYHKDMEALNVLPPDVLTRVSEYVPEIVEFVRQVVSNGFGYESSGSVYFDTVKFDSGPQHSYGKLVPEAVGDQKALQEGEGDLSISADRLSEKKSPNDFALWKASKPGEPSWDSPWGKGRPGWHIECSAMAGSVLGESMDIHGGGFDLRFPHHDNELAQSEAFFQNDYWVRYFLHTGHLTIAGCKMSKSLKNFITIKDALAKNTARQLRLAFLMHSWKDTLDYSSNTMESAVQYEKFLNEFFLNVKDILRAPSDITGQFEKWEAAETELNDSFSDRKCAVHAALCDNVDTRGAVEEMRLLVGMSNGYIAGRKGAKRRPNRMLVESIALYLTGMLKVFGAIEGSEPIGFPVGGQSQSADLESTVMPYLTVLSDFREGVRKIAREQKVTELLQLCDVVRDDTLPELGVRLEDHEGLPTVVKMVDKETLLKEKEEKKQMEAEKKKKKEEASRKKQEQEMAKLAKMKLPAGEMFRSDTDKYSKFDETGFPTHDVEGKELSKGQAKKLRKLFEAQEKLHSEYLQRSHHED, encoded by the exons GAGCGGTTCGTGCCCCAGAAGGGGAACCGGGTCTCGTGGTACTGCTGCGGGCCGACGGTCTACGACGCCTCCCACATGGGACACGCCAG ATCCTACATATCCTTCGATATCCTGCGGCGGGTTCTGAAGGACTACTTCAAGTACGACGTGTTCTACTGCATGAACATCACGGACATCGACGACAAA ATCATCAGGCGGGCCCGGCAGAACCACCTCCTGGACCAGTACAAGGAGAAGCAGCCACAAGCTGCTCAAATCCTGCAGGACGTCCTGAGCGCCCGAGAG CCCTTCCAGGCCGCCTTGGCTCTGACCACGGACCCGGATAAGAAGCAGATGCTGGAGAGGCTGGACGCCGGCGTCATGGCCGCCCTGCTGCCCCTGCAGGCGGCGATGCAGGGCAAAGCGGCGCCCGCGGTTGTGCACCCTCTGGCCCAG CTGCTGTTGGAGAGCTCAAAGGAcgtgctctctgattggctggaccAGCAGTTtggaagtcatgtgacggagaACTCCATCTTCTCCGTCCTGCCTAGTTTCTGGGAGGGCGAGTACCACAAAGACATGGAGGCCCTGAAC GTTCTTCCCCCTGACGTTCTGACCCGGGTCAGTGAATACGTGCCGGAGATCGTGGAGTTCGTGAGGCAGGTCGTGTCCAACGGTTTCGG GTACGAGTCGAGCGGCTCCGTGTACTTCGACACCGTGAAGTTCGACAGCGGTCCGCAGCACTCGTACGGAAAACTGGTGCCGGAGGCGGTGGGAGACCAGAAGGCTCTTCAAGAGGGAGAAG GCGACCTGAGCATCTCCGCGGACCGGCTGAGCGAGAAGAAGTCCCCCAACGACTTCGCCTTGTGGAAAGCCTCCAAGCCCGGAGAGCCCTCGTGGGACTCCCCCTGGGGGAAG GGAAGGCCGGGCTGGCACATCGAGTGCTCGGCCATGGCCGGCTCCGTCCTGGGGGAGTCCATGGACATCCACGGCGGGGGGTTCGACCTTCGGTTCCCCCATCACGACAACGAGTTGGCTCAGTCTGAG GCCTTCTTCCAGAACGACTACTGGGTCCGGTACTTCCTGCACACCGGACACCTGACCATCGCCGGCTGCAAGATGTCCAAATCTCTGAAGAACTTCATCACCATTAAAGACGCCTTGGCGAAGAACACAG ctcgcCAGCTGCGCCTGGCGTTCCTGATGCATTCCTGGAAGGACACGCTGGACTACTCGTCCAACACGATGGAGTCGGCCGTCCAGTACGAGAAGTTCTTGAAT GAGTTCTTCCTGAATGTGAAAGACATCCTGCGAGCTCCCTCTGACATCACCGGTCAGTTTGAGAAGTGGGAGGCGGCCGAGACGGAGCTCAACGACAG TTTCTCCGACAGGAAGTGCGCCGTGCACGCGGCGCTGTGCGACAACGTGGACACGCGTGGCGCCGTGGAGGAGATGCGGCTGCTGGTCGGCATGAGCAACGGCTACATCGCCGGCAGGAAGGGCGCCAAGCGGAGGCCCAACCGCATGCTGGTGGAGAGCATCGCCCTGTACCTCACCGGCatgctgaag GTGTTTGGGGCCATCGAGGGATCGGAGCCCATCGGCTTCCCGGTGGGGGGGCAGAGCCAGAGCGCTGAT TTGGAGAGCACCGTGATGCCGTACCTCACCGTGCTGTCGGACTTCAGAGAGGGCGTCCGGAAGATCGCCCGAGAGCAGAAAG TGacggagctgctgcagctgtgtgaCGTCGTCCGTGACGACACGTTACCCGAGCTCGGCGTCCGACTTGAAGACCACGAAG GTCTGCCCACCGTGGTGAAGATGGTGGACAAGGAGACtttactgaaggagaaggaggagaagaagcag ATGGAggcggagaagaagaagaagaaggaggaagccTCCAGGAAGAAGCAGGAACAAGAG ATGGCGAAGCTGGCGAAGATGAAGCTTCCTGCTGGGGAAATGTTTCGCTCAGACACCGACAAGTACTCCAAGTTTGATGAAACG GGTTTCCCGACCCACGACGTCGAGGGCAAGGAGCTGAGCAAAGGTCAAGCCAAGAAGCTGCGGAAGCTGTTCGAGGCCCAGGAGAAGCTCCACAGCGAGTACCTTCAGAGGAGCCACCATGAAGACTGA
- the LOC117728839 gene encoding G2/mitotic-specific cyclin-B2-like isoform X1, translating to MSSVEARAVQLPVENLPRKSRATAGPRRAALGEITNVTSGAVNHAKKTRPPKASARPPCVQKARPAVQVPVQPPAELLPPVSNESADLSQEEGLCQAFSEALLAVQDVDEEDSAEPQLCSEYVKDIYSYLHVLEVQQAVRADYMKGYEITARMRALLVDWLVQVHSRFHLLQETLYLTVAILDRFLQVQPVPSRKLQLVGVTAMLVACKYEEMYAPEVRDFTFITDDAFTKAQVLDMEQLVLRTLNFELGRPLPLHFLRRASKVAESDVERHTLAKYLMELTLLDYDMVHFRPSEVAAAALSLSQLLLEGLPWSATQQHYSTYDSAHLQPVVQHVAKNVVQVNEGKSKFQAVKKKYSSSRLLQVGLLPQLRSATVKTLAAALLGDD from the exons ATGTCGTCTGTGGAAGCGCGTGCTGTG CAGCTCCCAGTGGAGAACCTGCCGAGGAAGAGCAGAGCCACAGCGGGGCCGAGGAGGGCTGCCCTGGGGGAGATTACCAACGTCACCTCGGGGGCAGTCAACCACGCAAAG AAGACGAGACCCCCCAAAGCCTCAGCCAGACCCCCGTGTGTGCAGAAGGCTAGACCTGCGGTCCAGGTCCCGGTCCAGCCACCTGCAGAGCTCCTCCCCCCGGTCTCAAATGAGTCGGCTGACCTGTCCCAGGAGGAGGGTCTGTGCCAGGCGTTCTCCGAGGCGCTGCTCGCCGTGCAGGACGTGGACGAGGAGGACTCGGCCGAGCCCCAGCTCTGCTCCGAGTACGTGAAGGACATCTACAGCTACCTGCACGTGCTGGag GTGCAGCAGGCGGTGCGAGCCGACTACATGAAGGGTTACGAAATCACCGCGCGCATGCGGGCCCTCCTGGTGGACTGGCTGGTCCAGGTCCACTCCAGGTTCCACCTGCTGCAGGAGACCCTGTACCTCACGGTCGCCATCCTGGATCGGTTCCTCCAG GTCCAGCCGGTGCCCAGCAGGAAGCTGCAGCTGGTGGGCGTGACCGCCATGCTGGTGGCCTGCAAGTACGAGGAGATGTACGCGCCGGAGGTCCGAGACTTCACCTTCATCACGGACGACGCCTTCACCAAGGCGCAGGTCCTGGACATGGAGCAGCTGGTCCTGAGGACCCTGAACTTCGAGCTGGGCCGGCCTCTGCCGCTGCACTTCCTGCGGCGGGCCTCCAAGGTGGCCGAG TCTGACGTAGAGAGGCACACGCTGGCCAAGTACCTGATGGAGTTGACCCTCCTGGACTACGACATGGTCCACTTCCGGCCCTCTGAGGTCGCCGCCGCCGCGCTGAGTCTctcccagctgctgctggagggtcTGCCGTGG TCCGCCACCCAGCAGCACTACTCCACCTACGACTCCGCCCACCTGCAGCCGGTCGTGCAGCACGTCGCCAAAAACGTGGTGCAGGTGAACGAGGGAAAGAGCAAGTTCCAG
- the LOC117728839 gene encoding G2/mitotic-specific cyclin-B2-like isoform X3, with product MSSVEARAVQLPVENLPRKSRATAGPRRAALGEITNVTSGAVNHAKTRPPKASARPPCVQKARPAVQVPVQPPAELLPPVSNESADLSQEEGLCQAFSEALLAVQDVDEEDSAEPQLCSEYVKDIYSYLHVLEVQQAVRADYMKGYEITARMRALLVDWLVQVHSRFHLLQETLYLTVAILDRFLQVQPVPSRKLQLVGVTAMLVACKYEEMYAPEVRDFTFITDDAFTKAQVLDMEQLVLRTLNFELGRPLPLHFLRRASKVAESDVERHTLAKYLMELTLLDYDMVHFRPSEVAAAALSLSQLLLEGLPWSATQQHYSTYDSAHLQPVVQHVAKNVVQVNEGKSKFQAVKKKYSSSRLLQVGLLPQLRSATVKTLAAALLGDD from the exons ATGTCGTCTGTGGAAGCGCGTGCTGTG CAGCTCCCAGTGGAGAACCTGCCGAGGAAGAGCAGAGCCACAGCGGGGCCGAGGAGGGCTGCCCTGGGGGAGATTACCAACGTCACCTCGGGGGCAGTCAACCACGCAAAG ACGAGACCCCCCAAAGCCTCAGCCAGACCCCCGTGTGTGCAGAAGGCTAGACCTGCGGTCCAGGTCCCGGTCCAGCCACCTGCAGAGCTCCTCCCCCCGGTCTCAAATGAGTCGGCTGACCTGTCCCAGGAGGAGGGTCTGTGCCAGGCGTTCTCCGAGGCGCTGCTCGCCGTGCAGGACGTGGACGAGGAGGACTCGGCCGAGCCCCAGCTCTGCTCCGAGTACGTGAAGGACATCTACAGCTACCTGCACGTGCTGGag GTGCAGCAGGCGGTGCGAGCCGACTACATGAAGGGTTACGAAATCACCGCGCGCATGCGGGCCCTCCTGGTGGACTGGCTGGTCCAGGTCCACTCCAGGTTCCACCTGCTGCAGGAGACCCTGTACCTCACGGTCGCCATCCTGGATCGGTTCCTCCAG GTCCAGCCGGTGCCCAGCAGGAAGCTGCAGCTGGTGGGCGTGACCGCCATGCTGGTGGCCTGCAAGTACGAGGAGATGTACGCGCCGGAGGTCCGAGACTTCACCTTCATCACGGACGACGCCTTCACCAAGGCGCAGGTCCTGGACATGGAGCAGCTGGTCCTGAGGACCCTGAACTTCGAGCTGGGCCGGCCTCTGCCGCTGCACTTCCTGCGGCGGGCCTCCAAGGTGGCCGAG TCTGACGTAGAGAGGCACACGCTGGCCAAGTACCTGATGGAGTTGACCCTCCTGGACTACGACATGGTCCACTTCCGGCCCTCTGAGGTCGCCGCCGCCGCGCTGAGTCTctcccagctgctgctggagggtcTGCCGTGG TCCGCCACCCAGCAGCACTACTCCACCTACGACTCCGCCCACCTGCAGCCGGTCGTGCAGCACGTCGCCAAAAACGTGGTGCAGGTGAACGAGGGAAAGAGCAAGTTCCAG